In one window of Chitinophagales bacterium DNA:
- a CDS encoding SUMF1/EgtB/PvdO family nonheme iron enzyme: MYMLKLRKIGLFVLLAALAGAGTSCKMMKKKKPQSDVTGWNYNDKNMGSFYVPKPKDVKAAPGLVFVQGGTFTMGANQEDVMGDWNNVPRRMTVPSFFIDRTEIANVHYREYIYWLENVFGGAGMDSIVDEAKPDTLVWRSELSYNEPYVEFYFRHPAFNYYPVVGISWRQADDFCKWRTDRVNERTLMEKQFLDPKSQVKQTMQGAGQNNFNTKSYLMGEYQATPGKGARSKSNPLKDVQGRPRTYVKMEDGILFGDYRLPTEAEWEYAAYGLLMENPQRKFNRKSRGEEVISNKQIYAWKNEGFDNIRYVRKSNVQGAFMANFKRGAGDYMGVAGGLNDNAPYTSEVSSFAPNGFGLYNMSGNVSEWVYDIYRPMSNLDNDDLNPFRGNVFKQVDMSGGQGNLRDAKGRIQMKVEKDSALRDRRNYQRSYAVNYMDGDTVSNAFYNYGITTLISDKSRVYKGGSWNDMAYWMSPGTRRFLEEDQSSSTIGFRCAMSHLGGSEGLSSKNRGGYDFPKRNQKR, encoded by the coding sequence ATGTACATGCTGAAGCTGAGAAAAATCGGATTATTTGTGTTACTGGCAGCCCTTGCAGGCGCGGGTACATCATGTAAAATGATGAAAAAGAAAAAGCCGCAGTCTGATGTTACTGGCTGGAATTACAACGATAAAAACATGGGTAGCTTTTATGTACCCAAGCCCAAGGATGTAAAAGCTGCACCCGGTCTCGTGTTTGTTCAGGGCGGTACTTTTACCATGGGCGCTAATCAGGAAGACGTGATGGGCGACTGGAACAATGTTCCCCGCCGTATGACAGTGCCTTCTTTCTTTATCGACAGAACAGAAATTGCCAACGTACACTACCGTGAGTATATCTATTGGCTGGAAAACGTATTTGGTGGTGCCGGTATGGACTCCATCGTAGACGAAGCCAAACCGGATACCTTGGTATGGCGTAGTGAATTATCTTATAACGAGCCTTACGTAGAATTTTATTTCCGTCACCCGGCTTTCAACTACTACCCTGTGGTTGGTATTAGCTGGAGACAAGCAGATGATTTCTGTAAATGGCGTACTGACCGTGTGAATGAGCGCACTTTAATGGAAAAGCAGTTCCTCGATCCAAAATCGCAGGTAAAGCAAACCATGCAAGGTGCAGGCCAGAACAACTTCAATACCAAGTCTTATTTGATGGGTGAATATCAGGCAACGCCTGGTAAAGGTGCCCGTTCTAAAAGCAATCCGTTGAAAGATGTACAGGGCAGACCTAGAACCTATGTGAAGATGGAAGATGGTATTCTGTTTGGTGATTATCGTTTGCCAACAGAAGCTGAGTGGGAATATGCTGCTTATGGCTTGTTGATGGAAAACCCACAACGTAAGTTCAACAGAAAATCACGCGGTGAAGAAGTGATTTCTAACAAGCAGATTTATGCATGGAAGAATGAAGGCTTCGACAATATTCGTTATGTGAGAAAGAGCAATGTGCAGGGTGCATTTATGGCGAACTTTAAGCGTGGTGCCGGTGACTACATGGGTGTTGCAGGTGGCTTGAACGATAATGCTCCTTACACTTCTGAAGTATCTTCTTTCGCACCCAATGGATTTGGTTTGTATAATATGAGTGGTAACGTGAGTGAGTGGGTATATGATATTTACAGACCAATGTCTAACTTGGATAATGACGACCTGAATCCTTTCCGCGGTAACGTATTTAAGCAAGTTGATATGAGCGGTGGCCAGGGTAACTTACGTGATGCCAAAGGTCGTATTCAGATGAAAGTAGAAAAAGATTCTGCTCTGCGCGACAGACGTAACTACCAACGTTCCTATGCTGTTAACTACATGGATGGTGATACAGTAAGTAATGCATTCTACAACTATGGTATCACTACCTTGATTTCTGATAAATCACGCGTGTACAAGGGTGGTAGCTGGAATGATATGGCTTATTGGATGAGCCCCGGTACTCGCCGTTTCTTAGAAGAAGATCAGAGCAGCAGTACCATTGGTTTCCGTTGTGCCATGAGTCATTTAGGTGGATCTGAAGGCCTGTCCTCCAAGAACAGGGGTGGATATGATTTCCCTAAGCGCAATCAGAAGCGATAA
- the porU gene encoding type IX secretion system sortase PorU, translated as MMRIFSLFWCFFLLISGFSPLNAQRSYASQSVLATGNWYKLGILQEGMYKIDLAQLSSLGISGSSISSNTIRLYSRQGFLIPEANQAPRPDDLTELAIEIVDGGDGVLNGQDYILFYGQSPHKWLKDSLNQRFNHQKNPYGDTTFVYLTLGGQGRRVETAANANPTVNVNTYWERHFYENDQTNFLNSGREWFGESFSTVAGQTSRNFTVNLPNLLANSNAFITSSMAARSVGSVPNFTVQVNGQTRQQINLAAISGGFLDAFATSATQTNTFAVPGTNLSLSYAFQAGNSNAQGWLNWFEIQGPASLQMGSATQLSFRDWSSVGANAITGFTLNGANAITQVWEITDPFQPVRMNSTVNGTQLRFNRDASRLREYIAFQPTGLLTPVALGRINNQNLHNITAADYLIITHPSLLAEANRLAAFHREKYRYRVHVVQTDQLYHEFGGGMADPAAIRDFVKMYYDRLPTDRPKYLLLFGSGSFDYKNRIPNNINLVPVYQSANALDPLISHVSDDFFGLLDDADDVALTSPPSLLDIGIGRIPAHNVAEAKVMVDKIIRYHSANALGDWRTNLVFVADDKDGNLHLNDAESMTTISNNTNPLFQPKKIYLDAFPQVSGSSGSRYPAVNDAIVNQLFNGALYYNYTGHGSYQRLAEEAVFSQDEVRRLRNADKLPLFLTATCDFAPHDDPTKSSLGDQVLMGNENGAIALMTTTRVVFAYSNRIMNENYLRIALKPDANGVYPTLGDAVRIAKNQTYQGFGDVLNNRKFTLLGDPAMRLGFPQYQIRLTKLNGNSLTNNDTLKALERNTFEGEIVNASGQIINDFNGQLAPVVYDKAQEVKTRGNDPASPVTSFLAQTSVLFKGNSTVTNGKFQFSFVVPKDISYQSGKGRISLYAQNNLTDAAGVNTDLFIGGTAAAVNPDNVGPMIRAWLNDTLFRSGGLTNNSPVLLLDLFDQSGINTSGTGIGHDMVLVIDGDEKNSIVLNGFYTAAPNSFQRGFVRFPMPLLSEGKHSLRIKAWDVVNNSSEITITCWVGKSGQLQLAKVMNFPNPFRYTTTFSFEHNRPERDLQVQIAVYNTQGRLVKQINQQVRSAGTRSVQIQWNGTDDQGKKLGSGTYFYRIIVQENDEQAGTTGQLILF; from the coding sequence ATGATGCGGATTTTCAGTCTTTTTTGGTGCTTTTTTTTGCTCATTAGCGGGTTTAGTCCGCTCAATGCCCAGCGCAGCTACGCTAGCCAGTCGGTTTTGGCTACTGGTAACTGGTATAAATTGGGCATTCTACAGGAAGGGATGTACAAAATTGACTTGGCTCAACTCTCCAGTCTTGGTATATCCGGAAGCAGTATCAGCAGTAATACCATCAGACTGTATAGTCGGCAAGGCTTCCTGATTCCTGAAGCCAATCAGGCCCCAAGACCAGATGACCTAACCGAGCTGGCTATAGAAATTGTAGACGGAGGCGATGGGGTACTCAACGGACAGGACTATATCCTTTTTTACGGACAATCGCCGCATAAGTGGTTGAAAGACAGTCTGAATCAGCGATTCAATCACCAGAAAAACCCTTATGGGGATACCACATTTGTGTATTTGACTTTGGGCGGACAAGGCAGGAGAGTGGAAACTGCCGCTAACGCAAACCCAACGGTTAACGTGAACACTTACTGGGAACGCCACTTCTATGAGAATGATCAAACCAATTTTCTAAATAGCGGTCGGGAATGGTTTGGAGAGAGTTTCAGCACGGTTGCCGGACAAACCAGCCGCAATTTCACGGTGAACTTGCCTAACCTGCTCGCCAATAGCAACGCATTCATCACTAGCAGCATGGCTGCCAGGAGTGTGGGTAGTGTGCCTAATTTCACTGTGCAAGTAAACGGACAAACCCGACAGCAGATCAATCTGGCAGCTATTTCTGGAGGATTTTTAGATGCTTTCGCCACCAGCGCTACGCAGACAAACACATTCGCTGTACCGGGTACAAACTTGAGTTTGAGCTATGCATTTCAGGCAGGCAATAGCAATGCACAGGGCTGGCTCAATTGGTTTGAAATACAAGGTCCGGCTAGTTTACAGATGGGTAGTGCCACTCAATTATCGTTCCGCGACTGGTCATCGGTTGGTGCAAACGCCATAACGGGCTTTACATTAAATGGAGCGAATGCTATTACGCAGGTCTGGGAAATCACCGATCCATTCCAGCCTGTTCGAATGAATTCAACTGTTAACGGAACACAGCTTCGTTTCAATCGCGATGCATCTCGGTTGAGAGAATACATCGCTTTTCAACCAACCGGTTTGTTGACGCCTGTTGCATTGGGTCGAATCAATAACCAGAACCTGCACAATATCACTGCAGCAGATTACCTCATCATCACCCATCCCAGCTTGCTGGCAGAAGCCAATCGCTTAGCCGCTTTTCATCGGGAGAAATATCGCTATCGTGTGCATGTGGTGCAAACTGATCAGCTTTATCATGAGTTTGGTGGCGGCATGGCCGATCCTGCCGCGATACGCGATTTTGTGAAAATGTATTATGATCGCTTGCCAACAGACCGACCAAAATATTTGCTGCTCTTCGGCTCTGGATCATTTGATTACAAAAACCGAATACCCAACAATATCAATCTGGTGCCGGTTTATCAAAGTGCAAATGCATTGGATCCATTGATCAGCCATGTGTCAGATGATTTCTTTGGCTTACTCGATGATGCAGATGATGTGGCATTGACTTCGCCACCATCTTTATTAGATATTGGTATTGGTCGCATTCCAGCGCACAATGTTGCGGAGGCAAAAGTGATGGTCGATAAAATCATTCGCTACCATAGTGCAAATGCTTTGGGCGATTGGCGTACCAATCTTGTTTTTGTGGCAGATGATAAGGATGGTAACCTGCATTTGAATGATGCAGAGTCAATGACTACCATCAGCAACAATACGAATCCATTATTCCAGCCAAAGAAAATTTATCTAGATGCTTTTCCGCAAGTGAGTGGTAGCAGTGGTTCACGTTATCCTGCAGTGAATGATGCCATCGTGAATCAATTGTTCAATGGGGCTTTGTATTACAATTACACCGGTCATGGAAGCTATCAGCGATTAGCAGAAGAAGCCGTGTTTAGTCAGGATGAAGTGAGGAGATTACGCAATGCAGATAAGCTCCCTTTGTTCTTAACAGCTACCTGTGATTTTGCACCGCATGATGATCCAACAAAATCGTCTTTGGGCGATCAGGTTTTGATGGGCAACGAAAATGGTGCTATTGCCTTGATGACCACCACGCGTGTGGTGTTTGCTTACAGCAATCGCATCATGAATGAAAACTATTTACGCATCGCGCTAAAGCCTGATGCAAATGGGGTTTATCCAACCTTAGGTGATGCAGTGCGCATCGCTAAAAACCAGACCTATCAAGGATTTGGTGATGTGTTGAATAACAGAAAATTTACTTTATTAGGTGATCCTGCTATGCGACTTGGCTTTCCACAATACCAAATTCGATTAACAAAATTGAATGGCAATTCGCTAACGAATAATGATACACTCAAAGCATTGGAGCGCAATACATTTGAAGGAGAGATTGTGAATGCATCCGGACAAATCATCAACGATTTTAATGGTCAGCTTGCACCAGTAGTGTACGATAAAGCACAAGAAGTAAAAACAAGAGGTAATGATCCTGCCAGTCCGGTAACCAGTTTTTTAGCGCAAACTAGTGTGTTGTTCAAGGGTAATAGTACTGTAACGAATGGTAAGTTTCAGTTCAGTTTTGTGGTGCCCAAAGACATCAGCTATCAATCTGGTAAAGGGCGAATCAGTTTGTATGCGCAAAACAACCTTACTGATGCAGCTGGCGTGAATACAGACCTTTTCATCGGCGGTACTGCCGCAGCAGTGAATCCGGATAATGTTGGTCCCATGATTCGTGCCTGGCTGAATGATACACTCTTCCGATCAGGCGGACTCACCAATAACAGCCCGGTATTGTTACTTGATTTATTTGATCAATCGGGTATCAATACTTCCGGTACAGGTATTGGCCATGATATGGTTTTGGTGATTGATGGCGATGAGAAAAACAGTATTGTGCTGAACGGATTTTATACAGCTGCCCCCAATAGTTTTCAGCGTGGATTTGTGCGCTTTCCTATGCCTCTTTTATCGGAAGGCAAGCACAGTTTGCGCATCAAAGCCTGGGATGTGGTGAATAATTCATCAGAGATAACCATTACTTGTTGGGTAGGCAAATCGGGACAGTTGCAATTAGCAAAAGTGATGAATTTCCCCAATCCATTCAGGTATACCACCACGTTCAGTTTTGAGCACAATCGTCCTGAGAGAGACTTGCAGGTGCAGATAGCGGTATACAATACGCAGGGCCGATTGGTGAAGCAGATCAATCAGCAAGTGCGTTCGGCAGGTACCAGAAGCGTGCAAATTCAGTGGAATGGCACGGATGATCAGGGCAAAAAACTGGGTAGTGGAACTTATTTTTATCGTATTATTGTACAAGAGAATGATGAACAAGCCGGTACAACCGGTCAATTAATCCTATTTTAA